The Geotalea uraniireducens Rf4 genome window below encodes:
- a CDS encoding 4Fe-4S binding protein, translated as MKNKRNELMRTGGKMNINSAKLIYFSPTQTTRKVVEGISQGLQVVDVEALDLTTHDAEIEKPQRGYEDLAIIGSPVYSGRLPAVAVSRLRKLKGNGAPAVIVVVYGNRAYEDALLELRDVAQEAGFNPIAAGAFIGEHSFSTNCTPIAVGRPDVEDLGKAKTFGKMIREKIINIRALEELIPLQVPGNFPFKELRMLSDISSVTQEMLCTRCKKCTSVCPTAAIHADAPTLTDKSSCIRCCACVKCCPAGAKSMDDPRIKQAAEQLTVNCSHRKEPETYL; from the coding sequence ATGAAAAATAAAAGAAATGAATTGATGAGGACGGGGGGCAAAATGAATATTAACTCAGCAAAACTGATCTACTTTTCGCCGACTCAAACGACAAGGAAGGTCGTAGAAGGCATTTCGCAAGGACTTCAGGTTGTCGACGTCGAAGCCCTTGATTTGACCACCCATGATGCAGAAATAGAGAAGCCCCAAAGAGGGTATGAAGATTTGGCCATCATCGGATCTCCGGTGTACAGCGGGCGGCTCCCCGCAGTTGCGGTTTCCAGGCTGCGAAAACTTAAGGGAAATGGTGCACCAGCGGTTATCGTCGTCGTGTACGGGAATAGAGCTTATGAAGACGCGCTCCTCGAATTAAGGGATGTTGCCCAGGAAGCAGGGTTCAACCCCATTGCCGCCGGAGCATTTATTGGTGAACATTCCTTTTCCACCAACTGCACACCTATCGCCGTCGGACGGCCTGACGTGGAAGACCTCGGGAAAGCAAAGACATTCGGGAAAATGATCCGTGAGAAGATAATAAACATCCGGGCACTTGAGGAGTTGATCCCGCTCCAGGTCCCTGGGAACTTCCCTTTTAAGGAACTACGGATGCTATCGGATATCTCATCCGTTACACAAGAGATGCTATGCACAAGGTGCAAGAAGTGCACATCGGTTTGCCCCACCGCTGCGATACATGCGGATGCCCCCACATTGACAGATAAAAGTTCGTGTATCCGGTGCTGCGCATGCGTCAAATGCTGTCCAGCCGGTGCAAAATCAATGGATGACCCACGTATCAAGCAGGCGGCAGAGCAGTTGACCGTTAACTGTAGTCATCGGAAGGAGCCTGAAACGTATCTGTAG
- a CDS encoding class I SAM-dependent methyltransferase: MNNTYVHGYDLRENIRLQDQASTLVELLHSDTVYPAGSKVLEAGCGVGAQTVTLARNSPEALITSVDISENSVVTARLNTEAAGITNVMFQQGDIFHLPFETNSFDHIFVCFVLEHLPHPVKALNILKKYLKIGGTITVIEGDHGSTYFFPDGESAHKVISCQVELQKRAGGNANIGRELYPLLNEAGYGAIHVSPRMVYVDAGRPELVDGFTIKTFTAMIEGVRESALAAGLTDQNTFDKGIEELYRTTEPDGVFCYTFFKAVAVKE, from the coding sequence ATGAATAACACATACGTTCACGGCTACGATTTAAGAGAGAACATTCGCCTTCAGGACCAAGCGTCGACACTGGTTGAGTTATTGCACTCCGACACTGTTTATCCTGCCGGAAGCAAGGTTTTGGAAGCAGGTTGTGGAGTTGGCGCACAAACAGTAACTCTTGCCAGGAACAGCCCGGAAGCACTGATCACTTCTGTCGATATATCTGAAAACTCTGTGGTCACGGCCAGGTTGAATACCGAGGCCGCGGGGATAACAAACGTCATGTTCCAGCAAGGTGACATTTTCCATTTGCCCTTCGAGACAAATTCCTTTGACCATATTTTTGTCTGTTTCGTTCTCGAACATTTGCCCCATCCGGTTAAAGCGTTAAACATTCTGAAAAAATATCTGAAGATTGGCGGAACAATAACCGTGATTGAAGGCGATCACGGTTCAACATATTTCTTCCCGGACGGTGAATCGGCTCATAAGGTTATCAGCTGCCAGGTTGAGCTGCAAAAGAGAGCCGGCGGGAATGCCAATATAGGCAGAGAACTGTATCCACTTCTGAACGAAGCCGGCTACGGAGCAATTCATGTTTCTCCGCGAATGGTTTATGTTGATGCCGGCAGACCTGAACTCGTTGATGGCTTCACCATAAAGACTTTTACCGCCATGATTGAGGGTGTACGTGAATCTGCACTCGCAGCGGGATTAACCGATCAGAACACCTTCGACAAAGGCATCGAAGAACTTTACAGGACAACAGAACCGGATGGCGTTTTCTGTTACACGTTTTTCAAAGCAGTTGCCGTTAAGGAGTAA
- a CDS encoding putative toxin-antitoxin system toxin component, PIN family, producing MNIVLDTNVLVAGLLSPFGPCGEIVRMVSSGELTLSFDARILTEYEEVLDRPKFKFEKDKVSALLDHIEHRGLTVAASPLSQSLPDIDDEAFLEVAIAAQVECLITGNQVHFPSELCQGVTVFSPSEFLAFYKKRHRTTA from the coding sequence ATGAACATTGTTCTCGATACCAATGTCCTTGTTGCCGGTCTTTTGTCACCGTTCGGTCCATGCGGAGAAATTGTCCGCATGGTTTCGTCCGGTGAGCTCACACTTTCTTTTGATGCCCGCATCTTGACCGAATACGAAGAAGTTCTCGACCGGCCTAAATTCAAGTTTGAAAAAGACAAGGTCTCTGCCCTTCTGGATCATATCGAGCATCGTGGACTCACGGTCGCAGCATCTCCTCTCTCCCAATCATTGCCGGACATTGATGATGAAGCATTCCTGGAAGTGGCTATAGCCGCTCAAGTTGAATGTCTCATCACAGGAAACCAGGTTCATTTTCCATCGGAACTGTGCCAGGGCGTGACGGTTTTTTCTCCCAGCGAGTTCCTGGCATTTTACAAAAAACGGCACAGAACAACGGCGTAA